A genomic segment from Orrella daihaiensis encodes:
- the efp gene encoding elongation factor P — protein MKTAQELRVGNVVIIDGQAQVVQRAEYNKSGRNAAVVKLKFKNLLTASGSEAVYKADEKFDVVVLDRKECTYSYFADPMYVFMDEEYNQYEVEADSMGDALHYLEEGMSVEVVFYEDRAISVEMPTSVVREITYTEPAVRGDTSGKVMKPAKINTGYELPVPLFCDIGDKIEIDTRTGEYRSRVMS, from the coding sequence ATGAAAACAGCGCAGGAACTGCGTGTCGGCAACGTGGTCATCATCGATGGTCAAGCTCAGGTGGTGCAACGCGCCGAATACAACAAGTCGGGTCGTAACGCCGCAGTAGTCAAGCTCAAATTCAAGAACTTACTAACAGCATCCGGTAGTGAGGCCGTGTATAAGGCTGACGAGAAATTTGACGTCGTCGTTCTCGATCGTAAAGAGTGCACATATTCGTACTTTGCCGATCCCATGTATGTTTTTATGGACGAAGAGTACAACCAGTACGAAGTTGAAGCGGACAGCATGGGGGATGCTTTACATTACCTCGAGGAAGGTATGAGTGTCGAAGTAGTCTTCTACGAAGACCGCGCCATCTCGGTTGAAATGCCTACGTCTGTCGTGCGCGAAATCACCTACACCGAACCCGCTGTTCGTGGTGACACCTCGGGTAAGGTCATGAAACCCGCCAAAATCAACACGGGCTACGAACTGCCAGTGCCGCTTTTTTGCGATATCGGCGACAAGATTGAGATCGACACCCGCACCGGCGAGTATCGCAGCCGCGTGATGTCCTAA
- a CDS encoding DUF1178 family protein, with amino-acid sequence MSLKVFNLQCDTGHLFEGWFGSHDDYDAQKARGLITCPMCQSAQIQKMPSAPRINSSRTLGSSEHAQSPDSSVVAESVSMPVTHAAELAKLQAAVLAKMREVVNSAENVGAAFAREARAMHEGESKARSIRGTATPEERQELAEEGIAVMTLPDFLSDDRLQ; translated from the coding sequence ATGTCCTTAAAAGTTTTTAACCTGCAATGTGACACCGGCCATTTGTTTGAGGGCTGGTTTGGTTCTCACGATGATTATGACGCGCAAAAAGCGCGAGGGTTAATCACGTGTCCGATGTGTCAAAGCGCTCAGATCCAGAAGATGCCTTCTGCGCCACGCATCAACTCGTCGCGTACGCTTGGGTCTAGCGAGCACGCTCAATCACCGGACTCGAGTGTTGTCGCCGAATCGGTCTCGATGCCCGTAACCCACGCAGCTGAGCTTGCGAAGTTACAAGCTGCTGTGCTTGCCAAGATGCGCGAGGTTGTCAACAGCGCAGAAAACGTCGGTGCGGCATTCGCCCGCGAGGCCAGGGCCATGCATGAGGGGGAATCGAAGGCCAGATCGATTCGTGGTACCGCCACACCCGAGGAGCGTCAGGAGCTCGCTGAAGAGGGTATTGCAGTCATGACATTGCCAGATTTTTTGTCTGATGACCGGTTGCAGTGA
- a CDS encoding ABC transporter ATP-binding protein, whose product MAASKDLVLDVKDLSIAIDHDEQFKFAVEQLAISVHRGETFALVGESGSGKSMTALALMRLLPEALQVVQGDVLLDGQNINALPEMAMQQVRGGRIAMIFQEPGTSLNPVMRIGDQLLETIEVHTDLRGSRAREKAIHWLSRVGIPEPEARIDHYPFQFSGGQKQRIMIAMALAAEPDLLVADEPTTALDVTVQAQILELLADIQKEFGMAVLMITHDLAIVHQVADTVALMRHGKIVETAPATEFFQSPKHPYARELFDAIPTFEKRGRPLSAVGQQRQGSQSLPVESDQPVVLSVEGLKVGYPIRRGWLRRLVGMAQIVDGVSFELRSGQTLALLGGSGCGKTTVAKTLLRLLDGTAVFSGDVRLVSQNLLSASGADLKRLRTQIQIVFQDPFASLDPRMRVGEILAEGVAALLPDVSETERQARVISLLDRVGLPNDAWTRYPHEFSGGQRQRIAIARALAVEPKVLILDEPTSALDVSVQAQILDLLNDLQRETGMAYLFITHNFGVVEYFADDIAIMDAGKLVEVGSAESVLHSPRHAVTKRLLEAVPRLSFGK is encoded by the coding sequence ATGGCAGCAAGCAAAGATCTGGTGTTGGATGTAAAAGACTTGTCGATTGCCATCGATCATGATGAGCAGTTCAAGTTTGCTGTCGAGCAGCTGGCCATTAGCGTGCATCGTGGCGAAACCTTTGCGCTGGTGGGCGAGTCAGGGTCTGGCAAAAGCATGACGGCGCTGGCACTCATGCGACTCTTACCTGAGGCACTGCAGGTCGTGCAGGGCGATGTGTTGCTAGATGGCCAGAATATCAATGCCTTGCCTGAGATGGCGATGCAGCAAGTGCGTGGCGGTCGCATTGCCATGATTTTCCAGGAACCCGGTACAAGCTTGAACCCGGTGATGAGAATTGGGGATCAACTGCTTGAGACGATTGAGGTCCACACAGATCTTCGTGGCAGTCGTGCTCGTGAAAAGGCGATTCATTGGCTTAGCCGCGTGGGCATCCCGGAACCAGAGGCGAGGATTGATCACTACCCGTTTCAGTTTTCTGGCGGACAAAAGCAGCGCATCATGATTGCCATGGCGTTGGCAGCCGAGCCCGATCTGCTTGTGGCTGATGAGCCGACCACAGCCCTTGATGTCACCGTTCAAGCCCAGATCCTTGAGTTATTAGCTGACATTCAGAAAGAGTTTGGCATGGCAGTGCTCATGATTACACACGATTTGGCAATCGTGCATCAGGTGGCTGATACGGTGGCCTTGATGCGTCACGGAAAGATTGTGGAGACCGCGCCAGCGACTGAGTTTTTTCAGTCGCCTAAGCACCCTTATGCGCGTGAGCTCTTTGATGCAATTCCAACCTTTGAAAAACGCGGGCGACCATTGTCGGCAGTTGGTCAGCAGCGGCAAGGTAGTCAGTCTCTGCCTGTTGAGTCGGACCAACCCGTGGTGCTGTCGGTTGAAGGTTTAAAGGTGGGATATCCGATCAGGCGAGGGTGGTTGCGCCGACTTGTTGGCATGGCTCAAATCGTTGATGGTGTGAGCTTCGAATTGCGCTCGGGTCAGACTTTGGCGCTATTGGGAGGCTCTGGCTGCGGCAAGACCACGGTGGCTAAAACTTTGTTGCGACTTCTTGATGGCACCGCAGTTTTTAGCGGTGATGTTCGACTCGTCAGTCAAAACCTGTTGTCTGCCAGTGGTGCGGACCTGAAACGGTTGCGCACCCAGATACAAATCGTATTCCAGGATCCATTTGCATCACTCGATCCCCGTATGCGGGTCGGTGAGATTTTGGCGGAAGGGGTGGCGGCGCTGCTGCCAGATGTCTCTGAAACCGAAAGACAGGCCCGGGTGATTTCATTGCTAGATCGCGTCGGACTGCCAAATGACGCTTGGACGCGTTATCCGCACGAGTTCTCTGGCGGTCAGCGCCAGCGTATTGCGATAGCACGCGCTTTAGCGGTTGAGCCAAAGGTATTGATATTGGATGAGCCAACCTCGGCGCTTGATGTGTCGGTTCAGGCCCAAATCTTGGACTTGCTCAACGATTTGCAGCGGGAAACAGGTATGGCCTATTTGTTTATCACGCACAACTTCGGGGTGGTGGAGTATTTTGCTGACGACATTGCCATCATGGATGCGGGCAAACTTGTTGAGGTAGGGTCGGCTGAGTCTGTTTTGCATAGTCCCCGGCATGCGGTGACCAAACGCTTGCTAGAGGCTGTGCCACGCCTTTCATTTGGAAAGTAG
- a CDS encoding ABC transporter permease — protein sequence MPNFVFLWTDIALFAMVAAVIFYAWRVSRSETARATWARVARSTPAMSSAVVLLFFVVVGLLDSVHFQPRLPSAPDAPPNAPVVYSPKVVSLLDTLLDDTALTHQEKTYSSPLAYRQFTKETMLQEGGEPYRDFPRLRFGGAHLDDPEAQWLADVSQRASLGLAGGLGVALVLMSVVVALIARSRRKREIHASWSMVALDVCRGQTDIPWRAMFMTALAMCLVLGVVFGLATGYHVMGTDQTGNDVLWRALKSVRTAWVIGTLTTVAMLPPALFFGIAAGYFKGWVDDVIQYIYTTLTAIPGVLLIAAAVLMMQVYIDTHPDLFPTSAERADLRLFLLCMILGLTGWAGLCRLLRAEALKLRELEYVQAARAFGISHFAVMVRHLLPNVMHIVLITVVLEFSSLVLYEAVLSYLGIGVDPTMNSFGTMIDNSRLEMSRDPMIWWNLLAAFVFMLALVLSANLFADGVRDAFDPRSQSFRPARRSRLLAMLNKGST from the coding sequence ATGCCGAACTTCGTGTTTCTGTGGACTGATATTGCGCTGTTTGCCATGGTGGCCGCTGTTATCTTTTACGCGTGGCGTGTGAGCCGATCAGAGACTGCACGCGCCACTTGGGCGCGAGTGGCTCGTAGTACTCCAGCCATGAGCTCGGCCGTGGTGTTGCTATTTTTTGTGGTGGTGGGTTTGCTTGACTCGGTACATTTTCAGCCTCGTTTGCCATCAGCGCCAGATGCGCCGCCCAATGCCCCAGTGGTTTATTCACCGAAAGTGGTGTCCTTATTGGACACTTTGCTGGATGACACGGCTCTAACCCATCAAGAAAAGACCTATTCATCTCCTTTGGCTTACCGCCAGTTCACCAAGGAAACCATGCTGCAAGAGGGCGGCGAGCCCTACCGTGACTTCCCGCGGTTACGGTTTGGCGGGGCGCATTTAGATGACCCCGAAGCACAATGGTTGGCGGATGTTAGCCAACGTGCAAGCCTTGGGCTTGCTGGCGGCTTGGGTGTGGCTCTGGTTTTAATGAGTGTCGTGGTGGCACTGATTGCCCGGTCACGCAGAAAACGTGAGATACACGCCTCGTGGTCGATGGTCGCTCTGGATGTCTGTCGTGGTCAGACTGATATTCCATGGCGAGCCATGTTCATGACTGCCTTGGCGATGTGTCTGGTACTAGGCGTGGTGTTTGGGCTGGCCACAGGCTACCACGTCATGGGTACCGATCAAACCGGTAATGATGTGCTTTGGCGGGCGCTAAAAAGCGTTCGCACAGCCTGGGTCATTGGTACGTTGACGACCGTGGCAATGCTGCCACCAGCGCTATTTTTCGGGATTGCAGCCGGTTACTTCAAAGGCTGGGTGGATGACGTTATTCAGTACATCTACACCACACTAACGGCGATTCCGGGTGTTCTTTTGATTGCCGCTGCCGTGCTCATGATGCAGGTCTACATTGACACGCATCCGGATCTGTTTCCAACCTCGGCTGAGCGTGCTGACTTGCGCTTGTTTTTGCTGTGCATGATTCTGGGATTAACTGGCTGGGCCGGTCTTTGCCGCCTGTTGCGTGCCGAAGCCTTAAAGCTGCGTGAGCTTGAATACGTGCAGGCAGCTCGTGCTTTCGGCATCTCGCACTTTGCCGTGATGGTGCGTCATCTGTTGCCCAATGTGATGCATATCGTGCTGATCACCGTGGTGCTTGAGTTCTCTTCTTTGGTTCTATACGAAGCGGTGCTTTCATACCTAGGCATTGGTGTGGACCCCACCATGAATTCGTTTGGCACCATGATTGACAATTCTCGCTTGGAAATGTCACGCGATCCAATGATCTGGTGGAATCTCTTGGCTGCTTTTGTGTTCATGTTGGCGTTGGTGTTGTCTGCCAATCTCTTTGCTGACGGGGTTCGTGATGCCTTTGATCCGCGCAGCCAGAGTTTCCGTCCGGCGCGCCGCAGCCGCCTGTTGGCGATGTTGAACAAAGGGAGCACCTGA